In Spirobacillus cienkowskii, a genomic segment contains:
- a CDS encoding glycosyltransferase: MVKEKKILLFWEGLPSCALITKKVVSIYGDNLVFIATKPNVPFESFEERIGKKIIWLEHPNDIWRKKDEFTDIDLIIHTGWCWKGWVKFDKLMKKNGTKVCVSVDNRFKFNIRQIIGFFYYRIFFKKVFDFVFVPGNSAFNLMRFLGVANNNIFKGLYGCDETIFFSKVNFNKRKNQFIFVGQLIHRKGIDILLKAFKEYKSSKGSWGLKIIGGVGWNSKFGNLPYEIEYSEFLQPNELSSEMNNSKCFIFPSRDDHWATVVHEATCCGLPIILTKTVGAYEDLLIEGKNGFLMTNNNSTKLAKLMLEIESLDLNKKLYSFHEKSLEVSKLFGTEAYTKSFNKIVESIDKS, encoded by the coding sequence ATGGTTAAGGAAAAAAAAATTTTGTTGTTTTGGGAAGGTTTGCCTTCATGCGCGTTAATTACAAAAAAAGTAGTCAGCATATATGGAGATAATTTAGTATTTATCGCAACTAAGCCTAATGTGCCATTTGAGAGCTTTGAAGAAAGAATAGGAAAAAAAATTATTTGGTTAGAACATCCGAATGATATTTGGCGTAAAAAAGATGAGTTCACTGATATAGATTTAATTATACATACTGGTTGGTGTTGGAAGGGATGGGTAAAATTTGATAAGTTAATGAAAAAAAATGGTACTAAAGTATGTGTTTCTGTTGATAATAGATTTAAATTTAATATTAGGCAAATAATAGGTTTTTTTTATTATAGAATATTTTTTAAAAAAGTTTTTGATTTTGTTTTTGTACCAGGTAATTCAGCATTTAATTTAATGAGATTTTTAGGTGTTGCTAATAATAATATTTTTAAAGGTCTATATGGTTGCGATGAAACTATTTTCTTTAGTAAAGTAAATTTTAACAAAAGAAAAAATCAATTTATTTTTGTAGGCCAACTAATACATAGAAAAGGTATAGATATACTATTAAAAGCATTTAAAGAATATAAGTCTAGTAAAGGGAGTTGGGGATTAAAAATTATCGGTGGTGTGGGTTGGAATAGCAAGTTTGGAAATCTTCCGTATGAAATAGAATATTCTGAATTTCTACAACCAAATGAATTATCTAGTGAAATGAATAATTCAAAATGTTTTATTTTTCCTTCTCGAGATGATCATTGGGCAACTGTGGTACATGAGGCAACGTGTTGTGGACTTCCTATTATTTTAACTAAAACAGTAGGTGCATATGAAGATCTTTTAATTGAAGGAAAAAATGGATTTTTAATGACAAATAATAATTCAACTAAGCTTGCAAAATTAATGCTAGAAATTGAATCACTAGACTTAAATAAAAAACTTTATAGCTTTCATGAAAAGTCACTTGAAGTTTCTAAATTATTTGGAACAGAAGCATATACAAAATCTTTTAATAAAATTGTTGAATCAATTGATAAATCATAA
- a CDS encoding UDP-glucose/GDP-mannose dehydrogenase family protein: MDLCVIGAGYVGLVSAACFAELGHKVICIDKDVVKIKLLKKYEIPIYEPGLSDLIKNNMMLERLDFSNDLIASIKNNPVILIAVGTPSNEDGSSDLKHVVAVAELIGQNIENDKVVIIKSTVPVGTNLLIKNKIEKELEKRNINNVTIDIVFNPEFLREGFAINDFMYPDRIVIGLENNKSKELILQLYEKLILNDHPILFMDLKSAELTKYASNSMLALRISFMNELASFCEVLGANIDHVKNGMGLDKRIGTEFLQCGLGYGGSCFPKDIKALISSMKENKLTSKILTAVEKVNQNQRKLFFNKILTHFNNDIKNKVLCLWGLAFKANTDDVRESPAAYLINMLTNAGAYVNVNDPKALKFVDHCLSNVQQVSACEDMYQTLENADALIIATDWEIYKNPDFDKIEKLLKEKTIFDGRNIFAHFNLKDLGWKYYNIGNHYG; encoded by the coding sequence ATGGATTTATGTGTAATTGGTGCTGGTTATGTAGGCTTGGTAAGCGCCGCGTGTTTTGCTGAACTAGGGCATAAAGTTATTTGTATTGACAAAGATGTAGTTAAAATTAAATTATTAAAAAAATATGAAATTCCAATATATGAACCAGGTTTGAGTGATTTAATAAAAAATAATATGATGTTGGAAAGATTAGATTTTTCTAATGATTTAATTGCTTCAATTAAAAATAATCCTGTAATACTCATTGCTGTTGGAACTCCTTCAAATGAAGATGGTTCTTCTGATTTAAAACATGTTGTAGCAGTAGCAGAGCTTATTGGACAAAACATAGAAAATGATAAAGTTGTAATTATCAAATCAACGGTACCTGTAGGAACTAATTTACTTATTAAAAATAAAATTGAAAAAGAATTAGAGAAAAGAAATATTAATAATGTAACAATTGATATTGTTTTTAATCCAGAGTTTTTAAGAGAAGGATTTGCAATCAATGATTTTATGTATCCAGATAGAATTGTGATTGGTTTAGAAAATAATAAATCAAAGGAATTAATTTTACAATTGTATGAAAAATTAATATTAAATGATCATCCAATTCTATTTATGGATTTAAAGTCTGCGGAATTAACTAAATATGCATCAAATTCAATGCTTGCATTAAGAATCAGCTTTATGAATGAGCTAGCTTCTTTTTGTGAAGTTTTAGGTGCAAATATAGATCATGTTAAAAATGGTATGGGTTTAGATAAAAGAATTGGTACAGAGTTTTTACAATGTGGTCTTGGTTATGGAGGTAGCTGTTTTCCAAAAGATATTAAAGCATTAATAAGTTCCATGAAAGAAAATAAGTTAACATCTAAGATTTTAACCGCAGTTGAAAAGGTAAATCAAAATCAAAGAAAACTATTTTTTAATAAAATATTAACTCACTTTAATAATGATATTAAGAATAAAGTTTTGTGTTTATGGGGATTGGCATTTAAAGCAAATACTGATGATGTTAGAGAATCTCCAGCAGCATATTTAATAAATATGTTAACTAATGCAGGTGCATATGTTAATGTGAATGACCCTAAAGCTTTAAAATTTGTAGATCATTGTCTTTCAAACGTTCAACAAGTTTCAGCATGCGAAGATATGTACCAAACTCTTGAAAATGCTGATGCTTTAATAATTGCTACGGATTGGGAAATATATAAAAATCCAGATTTTGATAAGATTGAAAAATTATTAAAGGAAAAAACAATATTTGATGGAAGAAATATATTTGCTCATTTTAATTTAAAAGATCTTGGTTGGAAATATTATAATATAGGCAATCACTATGGTTAA
- a CDS encoding glycosyltransferase family 4 protein, which produces MEFKSYEKSRVLLLAQYGSVGGTRTYTMKLINFYVINGFDLTVVGYGSRNDPDMAHYCKQRNIPLFHYDDVLNFSGKFKRQPFRVFQERKMLKQFVCSLQPKIIVASVGDPGLFLGHMNLIDNSIYILHTSPEYGSGYSVWRRCITRKLIRLILVPRKCCFVTVSQYASRKMLDNWGLSGSRQARVIYNCSEEIVALSSTLNKSVKVLTVGHVVDYKNPLFWIEIARHVLTQIPDIKFTWIGPGSLLDACREHVKDLRLEKNIEFIGALKDLNSFYAESDIYLQPSKIESLGISVLDAMRHGIPSVVSNRGGLPEVVQDSISGFVLDLDEGAEKFAQRIVNLAKDQESRMRMGLAAQNTYSEKFSPTRWEIEMLTMHAEILR; this is translated from the coding sequence GTACTTTTGTTAGCTCAGTATGGCTCTGTCGGCGGAACGCGAACATATACGATGAAATTAATTAATTTTTATGTAATAAATGGTTTTGATTTAACTGTCGTTGGTTATGGATCACGCAATGATCCTGATATGGCTCATTATTGCAAGCAACGCAATATCCCGTTATTTCATTATGATGATGTACTTAATTTTTCAGGAAAATTCAAAAGGCAGCCTTTTAGAGTATTTCAGGAAAGAAAAATGCTTAAACAGTTTGTATGCTCGTTGCAACCTAAAATTATAGTCGCTTCAGTTGGTGATCCTGGTCTTTTCTTGGGTCATATGAACTTGATAGACAATAGCATTTATATTTTGCATACCTCTCCTGAGTACGGTTCAGGTTACTCTGTATGGAGGAGATGTATAACCCGCAAACTAATACGCTTAATATTAGTTCCCAGAAAGTGCTGTTTCGTAACAGTATCTCAGTACGCAAGTAGAAAAATGCTTGATAATTGGGGTTTAAGTGGATCAAGACAAGCTCGAGTAATTTATAATTGCTCAGAGGAAATCGTTGCTCTTTCTAGTACGTTAAATAAATCAGTCAAAGTTCTAACCGTTGGGCACGTAGTTGATTACAAAAATCCGCTATTTTGGATTGAGATTGCTAGGCATGTTCTCACACAAATACCAGATATCAAATTCACTTGGATTGGCCCAGGCTCACTACTTGATGCCTGCAGAGAGCATGTTAAAGACCTCCGCCTTGAAAAAAATATAGAATTTATTGGAGCTCTCAAAGATTTAAATAGCTTTTATGCCGAATCCGATATCTATTTACAGCCTAGTAAAATTGAAAGCTTAGGCATCTCTGTTCTTGATGCCATGCGTCATGGCATACCTAGCGTTGTATCCAATAGGGGAGGTTTGCCCGAGGTTGTGCAAGACTCAATCTCAGGTTTTGTTTTAGACTTGGACGAAGGCGCAGAAAAATTTGCACAACGCATCGTCAATCTCGCCAAAGATCAAGAGAGTCGAATGAGAATGGGCCTAGCTGCACAAAACACCTATTCAGAAAAGTTTTCTCCTACACGTTGGGAGATAGAAATGTTAACCATGCACGCCGAAATTCTTCGCTAG